One stretch of Eupeodes corollae chromosome 2, idEupCoro1.1, whole genome shotgun sequence DNA includes these proteins:
- the LOC129945609 gene encoding protein suppressor of underreplication isoform X1, with the protein MPQLFHFVAEHFKESLMLGGQSQHMVAGRLCQYLKPWQLEGLRFLYKNHEKGEACILNDESGLGKVVTVSTFLGSILTNDTTKKCLIVVRDEQVIEEWRFHLSVLTHLTVKVIEKTTDINFETVFLIKWSTLKNIVEIDKIKFDHIIVDNRGDMLNNKFCTGILLRYFENKTTIIISSTDVTSDIKLLHILLRLCGRLERQFVDVNVFENKFQLPQLHEGVSKKVDLEDYFLKRERVINFCREFRLRRYCHQFDEQFPIVSKNEFQRHLEQWQLQNKNSLSSGSVKLLSSSSEKDTEELFKEYFQVKKEREICRLDEEVQRINENTRAMDDEDAAANISDDLVVMSPLVLVSESETESETDDDQTQIQKERNSQFIEEIKDTEDDIRDKVKQSKGSENICQKNRRKSEKPVKTPPSSNKNKMLLDDKKKLRSRTLTSPKKPLPISTRSRKYLETEKEKVDSAEKHKKDKETERRLKKQENVKKSSNKYEEKTKANKELGNKKLKENQEKQKGTISKKDDEKKNISFKTNHADSESYSSKKKDEQTNISNGLTPEKSSKKKQNEATKEVLLAKSKSVPETPKLLRPVRTKLRSDEDERDDKQQKIKTPSREDNEIQSNKEIQKNGKDKSNKIIEDKDNRKDENTPKVSSKLVSTISLMLEEAQKFVRNENIGKRTNNSKPRNRRSKKLEVPKIGTITIEDTESSNRSISTSKNTQTPTETRKQAANSIKKNTYRLTELKPVGVHSISTRGMQRHTRSNPGASKYMRVMIKQVGIEKKSSPKGISRRRKSVVLLKRVSPQTKPPKPPSPTPPVISESPAESIQLGQALTPTNSLVVSDFVAPEPRNFNYNFPLMLDRETSDSECQIASQSSNVQEVIVLTGSSTNEREMEPPKSTVSRRKVMSKPPMVTIPRPFFNKAKSPDLFSTCSDLSLPCSQQQTNKTHFEGFKIFGSELRQPAKSRSCLDILERMLEPRSGIIAGKKTTPTPTPQEKPKSSSHQHCVEDEDAMFEITTNGTFGNSVRINSNGEMSPIRNKSQSTPPTSGHPKNRITNYLISNSQHTSILAQPSPPSLDDITDLLPKTPKRRKSMSGNVKRSPRSLNNSGLLGGGSGKSQSTKLTQWLVKNSNSEIKNTESLIKPQSTKRRRLDLSFPDK; encoded by the exons ATGCCCCAACTATTTCATTTCGTAGCTGAGCACTTCAAGGAGAGCCTTATGTTAGGCGGACAATCCCAGCACATGGTCGCTGGTCGACTGTGTCAATATTTGAAACCCTGGCAATTGGAGGGCCTAAGATTTCTCTATAAGAACCACGAAAAGGGAGAAGCTTGTATTCTGAATGACGAGAGTGGCCTAGGAAAGGTTGTCACTGTTTCAACGTTCCTAGGATCAATCCTAACCAATGACACCACCAAAAAGTGTTTGATTGTGGTTCGGGACGAGCAAGTTATAGAAGAATGGCGATTCCATTTGAGTGTGCTGACACATTTGACAGTTAAAGTGATCGAGAAAACAACTG ACATCAACTTTGAAACGGTGTTTCTTATCAAATGGAGTACCTTGAAGAATATCgttgaaattgataaaataaaatttgatcatATCATCGTCGATAACCGCGGGGATATGCTAAATAACAAGTTTTGTACTGGAATCCTGCtgagatattttgaaaacaaaacaacaataatcaTATCCAGTACTGATGTCACG TCCGATATAAAACTCCTGCACATTCTTCTGAGGCTTTGTGGTCGTCTGGAAAGACAGTTTGTAGACGTtaatgtatttgaaaataagtttcaatTGCCACAGCTTCATGAAGGTGTTAGTAAGAAAGTTGACTTGGaggattatttcttaaaacgtgAAAGAGTAATTAATTTCTGCCG AGAATTTCGCCTGAGACGCTATTGTCATCAATTCGATGAACAATTCCCAATTGTGTCAAAAAATGAATTCCAACGGCATCTCGAGCAGTGgcaattgcaaaataaaaattctcttAGTTCTGGATCTGTAAAACTATTAAGCTCTTCGTCAGAGAAGGACACTGAGGAATTATTCAAAGAATATTTTCAGGTTAAAAAGGAACGTGAAATCTGCCGACTGGATGAGGAGGTGCAACGAATCAATGAAAATACCCGTGCAATGGATGATGAGGATGCTGCAGCAAATATCTCTGATGATTTGGTTGTAATGTCGCCGTTGGTATTGGTTTCCGAATCAGAAACTGAATCCGAAACTGATGATGATCAAACTCAAATACAAAAAGAACGAAATAGTCAATTTATCGAAGAAATAAAAGATACCGAGGATGATATACGAGATAAAGTTAAACAGTCAAAAGGTTCAGAAAATATCTGCCAAAAGAATCGAAGGAAATCCGAAAAGCCTGTGAAGACTCCACCAAGCAGCAATAAGAATAAGATGCTGTTGGATGATAAGAAAAAACTTAGATCTCGGACATTGACAAGTCCAAAAAAACCTTTACCAATAAGCACAAGATCTAGAAAATATTTGGAGACTGAAAAAGAAAAGGTTGACAGTGCTGAAAAGCATAAAAAAGACAAGGAAACTGAAAGGCGACTCAAAAAgcaagaaaatgttaaaaaatctaGTAATAAATACGAAGAAAAGACAAAAGCAAATAAAGAGCTCggtaataagaaattaaaagagaaCCAAGAGAAGCAAAAAGGTACTATTTCTAAAAAAGATGATGAAAAGAAGAATATCAGCTTCAAGACAAACCACGCGGACAGCGAAAGTTATTCGTCCAAAAAGAAAGATGAGCAGACAAATATTTCGAATGGCCTAACACCtgaaaaaagttcaaagaagaaacaaaatgaaGCTACAAAAGAAGTTCTATTAGCTAAATCAAAATCAGTCCCGGAAACACCGAAATTATTGAGGCCAGTTCGAACAAAGCTCAGATCAGACGAAGATGAAAGGGACGATaaacagcaaaaaataaaaacaccttcAAGAGAAGATAACGAAATTCAATCAAACAAAGAGATCCAAAAAAACGGAAAAGACAAAAGCAATAAGATAATTGAAGACAAAGATAACAGAAAAGATGAAAACACACCTAAAGTTAGTTCAAAACTGGTTTCAACTATTAGCCTCATGCTGGAGGAAGCTCAAAAGTTTGTTCGTAatgaaaatattggaaaaagaacaaataactCAAAACCAAGAAATAGACGTTCTAAAAAACTTGAAGTGCCAAAAATCGGAACAATAACAATAGAAGACACAGAAAGTTCTAACAGAAGCATTTCGACTTCAAAGAATACCCAGACTCCAACAGAAACCAGAAAACAAGCAGCAAACAGCATCAAAAAGAACACATATAGATTGACAGAGTTAAAGCCTGTCGGAGTTCATAGTATATCTACTCGTGGCATGCAACGCCACACACGATCAAATCCAGGCGCGAGTAAATACATGAGAGTAATGATTAAACAGGTTGGTATAGAGAAGAAATCTTCACCAAAAGGAATTTCAAGACGTCGTAAGTCTGTTGTTTTATTGAAGAGAGTCTCTCCACAAACAAAACCTCCGAAACCACCTTCACCTACGCCGCCGGTTATAAGCGAGAGCCCTGCCGAAAGTATACAACTTGGTCAGGCCCTCACTCCAACAAATAGTCTCGTAGTTTCAGACTTTGTCGCACCTGAGCCAAGAAACTTCAACTATAATTTCCCATTGATGCTCGACAGAGAGACATCTGATTCTGAATGTCAAATTGCCTCCCAGAGCAGTAACGTCCAAGAAGTCATTGTGCTCACAGGTTCTTCAACCAATGAACGAGAAATGGAACCACCTAAGAGTACGGTATCGCGTCGGAAGGTAATGTCCAAGCCACCAATGGTAACAATCCCTAGGCCATTCTTCAACAAAGCAAAATCACCAGATCTCTTTAGTACTTGTAGTGACCTGAGTCTGCCTTGTTCACAGCAACAGACCAACAAAACCCATTTTGAAGGGTTTAAAATCTTTGGTTCTGAGTTACGCCAACCAGCCAAATCACGTTCATGTTTGGATATCCTCGAACGAATGCTTGAACCTCGGAGTGGAATAATTGCTGGAAAGAAAACCACCCCGACCCCGACACCACAAGAAAAGCCAAAAAGCTCTTCCCATCAGCACTGCGTCGAAGATGAAGATGCCATGTTCGAGATAACTACGAATGGCACATTTGGAAATTCAGTTCGAATTAACTCAAACGGCGAGATGTCTCCAATACGCAACAAAAGCCAATCAACCCCACCTACTTCTGGTCATCCCAAAAACAGAATTACCAATTACCTGATTAGCAACAGTCAGCATACCAGCATTCTAGCTCAACCTTCGCCTCCATCCCTAGACGACATAACTGATCTCTTGCCGAAAACACCCAAACGACGAAAATCAATGTCTGGAAATGTGAAACGTTCGCCACGATCCCTCAACAATAGTGGTCTATTAGGAGGAGGAAGTGGAAAATCGCAATCAACGAAGCTGACACAGTGGCTAGTGAAAAACTCGAATTCAGAGATTAAAAACACAGAATCGCTTATCAAACCCCAATCAACTAAAAGAAGACGCCTGGATTTATCATTTCCAGACAAATAG
- the LOC129946963 gene encoding uncharacterized protein LOC129946963, producing the protein MSPTRWNRKRLTIIGISLLVIYILFTSGYHNYQIDTLIHDSRPEYVWEYVADFRNMRSLNPTILDFEITSDEGNSGHWKYSVEYHENLSHWPYWKSVAYGDYSVIKPLPGHGDAYLIKSNHKTCFFGGLYCLRSESEFKFSALGKDTYCVEKVTFQCPPFLSSVCRRELEFQRKAVMNNLSIFFTKSRSN; encoded by the exons atgtctccAACACGCTGGAATAGAAAACGTCTTACTATTATCGGTATCAGTCTTTTAGTAATTTACATCCTCTTTACAAGCGGTTATCATAATTATCAAATCGACACTCTTATCCATGATTCCAGACCGGAATACGTATGGGAATACGTTGCCGATTTTAGAAATATGCGATCGCTTAATCCCACAAT ACTGGATTTCGAGATCACTTCGGATGAGGGTAATAGTGGTCATTGGAAATATTCAGTTGAATATCACGAGAATCTTTCTCATTGGCCATATTGGAAGAGTGTTGCTTATGGTGATTACTCTGTTATCAAACCACTGCCTGGACATGGTGATGCATACTTGATTAAGTCCAATCACAAAACATGTTTCTTTGGAGGCTTATATTGTT tgcGATCCGAGAGTGAATTCAAATTTAGCGCCCTGGGCAAAGACACTTATTGTGTGGAGAAAGTAACCTTCCAGTGTCCACCATTCCTGAGTTCGGTTTGTCGGCGTGAACTCGAATTTCAACGAAAAGCAGTTATgaataatttgtcaattttctTCACCAAGTCTAGgtcaaactaa
- the LOC129945609 gene encoding protein suppressor of underreplication isoform X2 encodes MPQLFHFVAEHFKESLMLGGQSQHMVAGRLCQYLKPWQLEGLRFLYKNHEKGEACILNDESGLGKVVTVSTFLGSILTNDTTKKCLIVVRDEQVIEEWRFHLSVLTHLTVKVIEKTTDINFETVFLIKWSTLKNIVEIDKIKFDHIIVDNRGDMLNNKFCTGILLRYFENKTTIIISSTDVTSDIKLLHILLRLCGRLERQFVDVNVFENKFQLPQLHEGVSKKVDLEDYFLKRERVINFCREFRLRRYCHQFDEQFPIVSKNEFQRHLEQWQLQNKNSLSSGSVKKEREICRLDEEVQRINENTRAMDDEDAAANISDDLVVMSPLVLVSESETESETDDDQTQIQKERNSQFIEEIKDTEDDIRDKVKQSKGSENICQKNRRKSEKPVKTPPSSNKNKMLLDDKKKLRSRTLTSPKKPLPISTRSRKYLETEKEKVDSAEKHKKDKETERRLKKQENVKKSSNKYEEKTKANKELGNKKLKENQEKQKGTISKKDDEKKNISFKTNHADSESYSSKKKDEQTNISNGLTPEKSSKKKQNEATKEVLLAKSKSVPETPKLLRPVRTKLRSDEDERDDKQQKIKTPSREDNEIQSNKEIQKNGKDKSNKIIEDKDNRKDENTPKVSSKLVSTISLMLEEAQKFVRNENIGKRTNNSKPRNRRSKKLEVPKIGTITIEDTESSNRSISTSKNTQTPTETRKQAANSIKKNTYRLTELKPVGVHSISTRGMQRHTRSNPGASKYMRVMIKQVGIEKKSSPKGISRRRKSVVLLKRVSPQTKPPKPPSPTPPVISESPAESIQLGQALTPTNSLVVSDFVAPEPRNFNYNFPLMLDRETSDSECQIASQSSNVQEVIVLTGSSTNEREMEPPKSTVSRRKVMSKPPMVTIPRPFFNKAKSPDLFSTCSDLSLPCSQQQTNKTHFEGFKIFGSELRQPAKSRSCLDILERMLEPRSGIIAGKKTTPTPTPQEKPKSSSHQHCVEDEDAMFEITTNGTFGNSVRINSNGEMSPIRNKSQSTPPTSGHPKNRITNYLISNSQHTSILAQPSPPSLDDITDLLPKTPKRRKSMSGNVKRSPRSLNNSGLLGGGSGKSQSTKLTQWLVKNSNSEIKNTESLIKPQSTKRRRLDLSFPDK; translated from the exons ATGCCCCAACTATTTCATTTCGTAGCTGAGCACTTCAAGGAGAGCCTTATGTTAGGCGGACAATCCCAGCACATGGTCGCTGGTCGACTGTGTCAATATTTGAAACCCTGGCAATTGGAGGGCCTAAGATTTCTCTATAAGAACCACGAAAAGGGAGAAGCTTGTATTCTGAATGACGAGAGTGGCCTAGGAAAGGTTGTCACTGTTTCAACGTTCCTAGGATCAATCCTAACCAATGACACCACCAAAAAGTGTTTGATTGTGGTTCGGGACGAGCAAGTTATAGAAGAATGGCGATTCCATTTGAGTGTGCTGACACATTTGACAGTTAAAGTGATCGAGAAAACAACTG ACATCAACTTTGAAACGGTGTTTCTTATCAAATGGAGTACCTTGAAGAATATCgttgaaattgataaaataaaatttgatcatATCATCGTCGATAACCGCGGGGATATGCTAAATAACAAGTTTTGTACTGGAATCCTGCtgagatattttgaaaacaaaacaacaataatcaTATCCAGTACTGATGTCACG TCCGATATAAAACTCCTGCACATTCTTCTGAGGCTTTGTGGTCGTCTGGAAAGACAGTTTGTAGACGTtaatgtatttgaaaataagtttcaatTGCCACAGCTTCATGAAGGTGTTAGTAAGAAAGTTGACTTGGaggattatttcttaaaacgtgAAAGAGTAATTAATTTCTGCCG AGAATTTCGCCTGAGACGCTATTGTCATCAATTCGATGAACAATTCCCAATTGTGTCAAAAAATGAATTCCAACGGCATCTCGAGCAGTGgcaattgcaaaataaaaattctcttAGTTCTGGATCT GTTAAAAAGGAACGTGAAATCTGCCGACTGGATGAGGAGGTGCAACGAATCAATGAAAATACCCGTGCAATGGATGATGAGGATGCTGCAGCAAATATCTCTGATGATTTGGTTGTAATGTCGCCGTTGGTATTGGTTTCCGAATCAGAAACTGAATCCGAAACTGATGATGATCAAACTCAAATACAAAAAGAACGAAATAGTCAATTTATCGAAGAAATAAAAGATACCGAGGATGATATACGAGATAAAGTTAAACAGTCAAAAGGTTCAGAAAATATCTGCCAAAAGAATCGAAGGAAATCCGAAAAGCCTGTGAAGACTCCACCAAGCAGCAATAAGAATAAGATGCTGTTGGATGATAAGAAAAAACTTAGATCTCGGACATTGACAAGTCCAAAAAAACCTTTACCAATAAGCACAAGATCTAGAAAATATTTGGAGACTGAAAAAGAAAAGGTTGACAGTGCTGAAAAGCATAAAAAAGACAAGGAAACTGAAAGGCGACTCAAAAAgcaagaaaatgttaaaaaatctaGTAATAAATACGAAGAAAAGACAAAAGCAAATAAAGAGCTCggtaataagaaattaaaagagaaCCAAGAGAAGCAAAAAGGTACTATTTCTAAAAAAGATGATGAAAAGAAGAATATCAGCTTCAAGACAAACCACGCGGACAGCGAAAGTTATTCGTCCAAAAAGAAAGATGAGCAGACAAATATTTCGAATGGCCTAACACCtgaaaaaagttcaaagaagaaacaaaatgaaGCTACAAAAGAAGTTCTATTAGCTAAATCAAAATCAGTCCCGGAAACACCGAAATTATTGAGGCCAGTTCGAACAAAGCTCAGATCAGACGAAGATGAAAGGGACGATaaacagcaaaaaataaaaacaccttcAAGAGAAGATAACGAAATTCAATCAAACAAAGAGATCCAAAAAAACGGAAAAGACAAAAGCAATAAGATAATTGAAGACAAAGATAACAGAAAAGATGAAAACACACCTAAAGTTAGTTCAAAACTGGTTTCAACTATTAGCCTCATGCTGGAGGAAGCTCAAAAGTTTGTTCGTAatgaaaatattggaaaaagaacaaataactCAAAACCAAGAAATAGACGTTCTAAAAAACTTGAAGTGCCAAAAATCGGAACAATAACAATAGAAGACACAGAAAGTTCTAACAGAAGCATTTCGACTTCAAAGAATACCCAGACTCCAACAGAAACCAGAAAACAAGCAGCAAACAGCATCAAAAAGAACACATATAGATTGACAGAGTTAAAGCCTGTCGGAGTTCATAGTATATCTACTCGTGGCATGCAACGCCACACACGATCAAATCCAGGCGCGAGTAAATACATGAGAGTAATGATTAAACAGGTTGGTATAGAGAAGAAATCTTCACCAAAAGGAATTTCAAGACGTCGTAAGTCTGTTGTTTTATTGAAGAGAGTCTCTCCACAAACAAAACCTCCGAAACCACCTTCACCTACGCCGCCGGTTATAAGCGAGAGCCCTGCCGAAAGTATACAACTTGGTCAGGCCCTCACTCCAACAAATAGTCTCGTAGTTTCAGACTTTGTCGCACCTGAGCCAAGAAACTTCAACTATAATTTCCCATTGATGCTCGACAGAGAGACATCTGATTCTGAATGTCAAATTGCCTCCCAGAGCAGTAACGTCCAAGAAGTCATTGTGCTCACAGGTTCTTCAACCAATGAACGAGAAATGGAACCACCTAAGAGTACGGTATCGCGTCGGAAGGTAATGTCCAAGCCACCAATGGTAACAATCCCTAGGCCATTCTTCAACAAAGCAAAATCACCAGATCTCTTTAGTACTTGTAGTGACCTGAGTCTGCCTTGTTCACAGCAACAGACCAACAAAACCCATTTTGAAGGGTTTAAAATCTTTGGTTCTGAGTTACGCCAACCAGCCAAATCACGTTCATGTTTGGATATCCTCGAACGAATGCTTGAACCTCGGAGTGGAATAATTGCTGGAAAGAAAACCACCCCGACCCCGACACCACAAGAAAAGCCAAAAAGCTCTTCCCATCAGCACTGCGTCGAAGATGAAGATGCCATGTTCGAGATAACTACGAATGGCACATTTGGAAATTCAGTTCGAATTAACTCAAACGGCGAGATGTCTCCAATACGCAACAAAAGCCAATCAACCCCACCTACTTCTGGTCATCCCAAAAACAGAATTACCAATTACCTGATTAGCAACAGTCAGCATACCAGCATTCTAGCTCAACCTTCGCCTCCATCCCTAGACGACATAACTGATCTCTTGCCGAAAACACCCAAACGACGAAAATCAATGTCTGGAAATGTGAAACGTTCGCCACGATCCCTCAACAATAGTGGTCTATTAGGAGGAGGAAGTGGAAAATCGCAATCAACGAAGCTGACACAGTGGCTAGTGAAAAACTCGAATTCAGAGATTAAAAACACAGAATCGCTTATCAAACCCCAATCAACTAAAAGAAGACGCCTGGATTTATCATTTCCAGACAAATAG